Below is a genomic region from Sphingomonas phyllosphaerae.
CAGCACGGTGTGGGTCCATAGCGTCACCGCGCGATAGCCCGTTTCCCGTGCGAAGGTGACGCAAGCGCCGACCATCGCATCGCCGATGCCCCGGCGGCGGGCAAAGGGTTCGACATGGAGGAGACGCAGCCGGGCGACGCTGTCCCCTTCGTCCGTCACGAACACCGCGCCTGCCATCACCCCATCGATTTCGGCGACCCAGCATTGCTCGCGCTCGGGGTTGAAGTCGCGCAGGAACGCCGCCGTCACCTCGCTTTCGATCACCTCCAGCTCGCGACCCCAACCATGGCTCTCCGCATAGAGGAGCGACTGGCGCGCGGCGATCAGCGCGGGCTCGCCGGTGCGGAAGGGCCGGATCACGAACGGCCCACCCGATGCGGGATCCAGCAGCAGCCGCGCGCGCGTCAGGGCTTCGACCAAATCGCGCCGCGCTTGTCCGTCGACCGCCGCGAGCAGATCGCCGACGGCATGACTCTGGCGGTGGTCGATGATGGCGAAAGCGTCACGTCCGGCCTCGGTCAGCCGCAGGTCACGCGCACGGGCGTCATTGTCGCGGCGCACGCGCACGATCCAGCCGCGCTTCTCGAAGCGTGCGACCAGGCGGCTGAGATAGCCCGCGTCGATGCCCAGCGCATCCTGCAACCCACTGGCGGTGACGGGTTCGCGCGTGGCGATCTCGAACAGCAAGCGGGCTTCGGGCAGGCTCGCCTCGGTGCCGAGGAAACGTGCATCGAGCGCGCCGATCGTCTGGGTGTAGAAGCGGTTGAACCGGCGGATGGCGGTGACGTCTGCATCTTCCATGTCCACCATGCTGGATCAGTTTACTTGACGGAGTCAAGTATCAGGGGAGAGCCGGCTCCGGCACCAGTTGCGCGCGCATCGCTGCCGCATCGCGCCCCGGCGGTGCCCCGAACAGGCGGCGATAGTCGCGGCTGAACTGCGACAGGCTTTCGTAACCGATCGCGAAGCCGACGCTCGCGACCTCCTCGGCGGCGACCAGGCGGCGGCGTGCTTCCTGCAAGCGGACCTGCTTCTGGAACTGCACCGGCGTCATCGTCGTCACCGCCTAGAAATGGCGGTGGAAGCCGGGGACGCTCATGCCCGCCAGCGCGGCGAGGTCGGCCACGCGCAGCGTCTCGGCATAATGATCGCGGATGAACGCCGTCGCGCGCCCGATGCGCGCGGCTTGGGTGTCGACCAGACCCATCTGGCGCAACGCCGGCCCCAGCGTGCCGCCGAGCAGCCGCCAGACGATCTCGCGCCGGATCAGGGGAGCGAGCACCGCCTGGTCGGCCGGATGGTCGAGCAGATCGAGCAGCCGCCTGAGAGGATCGCGCAGCGCCGGGTCATGGTCGCTGGTCGCCAGCGCGTTGAACGCGGGGGCCGGCCCCGGCGCGCTTGCCTGCTCCGCCACCAGTTCAGCCACGGTCACCGGCTCGATCGCCAGCGATAGTGCCAGATAGGGCGCGTCGGCGCTCGCCCGCACGATGCGTGACGTGACTGGCAGGTGGACCGAGGCGAGCAGGCATTGGCCCTCGGCATAATGATAGGGCATCGGCCCCAGCATCGACATCTTCGCGCCCTGCACAACGAGGCAGAAGGACGGCCGATAGACCGTGCGGATAATGCCGGTCGGCTCCTCCGCGCGAGTGATGAGCAGGCCCGGGATCGGCGTTTCGCGACCATGGGCGAACCAATGGCGCTCGATCAGTCGGGCAAGGTCTGATAGCGTCGTCATGGCAGAGATCGTAGCTTCGCCGCGCGCAGAAAGCACCGGCGGCCGCGTTACTTTGATAGGATCGGGCAGGACTTTGATCGGATCGGCGTCGCGGCGCCGAACGTTCGCGGCGTATCTCCGGCTCATCCATTCCACCAGGAGTATCATCCCATGCGTATGCGCCAGCTTGGCCATAGCGGCCTGTTCGTGTCCGAACTTTGCCTGGGCACCATGACCTTCGGCGGCAGCGAGGGCATCTGGGGCCAGATCGGCCAGCTTCGCCAGGACGAAGCCGATGCGTTGGTCCGGACCGCGCTCGATGCGGGCATCAACTTCATCGACACCGCCAATGTCTATGCCGGCGGCGAGAGCGAGCGCATCCTCGGCCAGTCGCTCAAGAATATCGGCGTCGCTCGCGATGATGTCGTGATCGCGACTAAGGTGCTGGGACCGATGGGCGACGGACCCAATGCGCGCGGCGCCTCGCGCGGCCACATCCTCAGCCAGTGCAAGCAGAGCCTCTCGCGGCTGGGGCTCGATCATATTGACCTCTACCAGATCCACGGCTTCGACCCTGCCACGCCGATCGAGGAGACGCTGGAGGCGCTCGACACGCTCGTCCGCCATGGTCACGTCCGCTATCTCGGCCTGTCCAACTGGGCGGCGTGGCAGGTGGTGAAGGCGGTCGGCATCGCCGAGGCGCGGCGGCTTGCGCCGATCCTGTCGCTCCAGGCCTATTACACGCTGGTCGGGCGCGATCTGGAGCGAGATATCGTCCCGATGCTGCGGTCCGAGAAGATCGGGCTGATGGTGTGGAGTCCGCTGGCGGGCGGCTATCTGTCGGGCAAGTACGATGGCGAAGGTCAGGCGGCGGATGGCCGGCGCGCCAACTTCGACTTTCCGCCGGTCGATCGTACCCGTGGTTCGATGGTGATCCCGGAGATGCGCCGCATCGCCGAGGCGAAGGGCTGCACCGTCGCGCAGGTCGCGCTCGCCTGGCTGCTCCAGCAGCCGGTGGTGACGAGCGTGATCGTCGGGGCCAAGCGGGTCGACCAGCTTACCGACAATATCGCGGCGACCCAGCTTTCGCTCGACGCGGACGATCTCGCCGCGCTCGATGCGGTGACCAAGCTGCCAGCGGAATATCCTGGCTGGATGCTGGAGCGCCAAGGCGGCTATCGCGCCTGACGGTCGCAGGATCGGTGGGATGGCTTCTCGACCGTCTCACCGCTCCGACCTAGCGTTCGAACAGGCGGCGGATCAGCCGGGCGGGATACGACCGGTCCGGGCGGTATGGGCAAAGGCCGAAAAGCCGAAAGCCTCCGCCTGACGCGCCGCGATCTCATAGTCATAGGGTACGCCGTGCAGTTGGGCGGCCCATCCGGCGTGACGACGTTCGACGATGGCGTAGCGCGCCAGCGGGCTGCCCGCCTCCATGACGTGTGGGGTCGCGCCCCGATCCCGGTAGCACGGCATCCCGACACTACCGGGATTGACGATCAGCACGCCATCGACCGCCACCATGCGCGGCGTATGCGTGTGCCCGCACAGCACCAGACTGGCCGACCCGATCCCCTGCAAGCGCGGCCGGATGACGACGTCAGCATCCAGCGTCGCGCGGCCCGATGTCACGTCCTCGAGCAGATATTCCAGATCTCCGCCGGCCGGGCTGCCATGGCAGGCGAAGACGTCGCCGTCGCAAAGCGTGAGCGTCGCGGGCAGGCGCTCGATCCATGCCCAATGCTCTTGGGTCAGGAGCGGCCGCGCCAGAACGTCGAAGGCTCCTTGGCTGTCATCCTGCAACTGCCGTTCGTGGTTCCCTGCGATGGTGTGATAGCCGGAACGCATCTGAAGCTCAGCACTTCCCGCCGGATCGAACGGGCCGGACACAAGGTCCCCCAGATTGACGATCAGGTCCGGCGCGGCGGCGGTCATCGCGTCCTGGACGGCCTCCAGAGCGGCCAGATTTCCATGGGCGTCGGCAATAACCCCGATCTTCAATGCTTCCTCCTCGGCGGACACACGCGGCGTCCGGGCGGAATTTGGCAGACGATCCTTCAAAACGCCATGCAGGGCAGGGGCTCACACGCTGCCGGCCCGCTGGATTGACGGCCGCCCAATTACAGTCCTTCTCCCCACTATGAGCGTTTCCCTCCGCGAAGCCCGCAGGATCGCCTTGGCAGCTCAGGGCTTTGGTCGCGCGCGTCCCGACCGTCCGTCCGTTCGCCACCTGCGCAGCACCGCCGAGCGGCTTAACCTGTTCCAGATCGATAGCGTCAACGTGCTGACGCGGGCGCACTATCTGCCGGCATTCTCACGTCTCGGCAGCTATGACCGTGCGTTTCTGGAGGGCGATGCGTGGGGGCCGAAACGCCAGCGGCGCATGTTCGAATATTGGGCGCATGAGGCATCGCTGCTGCCGCTCGACCTCCACCCGCTGCTCCGCTGGCGCATGGCGCGGGCCGAGCGTGGCGAGATCGGCTATCAGGCGCTGCGGCGGTTCGCGACCGAGCGCCGGGCCGAGGCGGATGCCGTGCTCGAACGCATCACCGGCGAAGGCCCGCTGGCGGCGGCCGACTTCGAGAACGGGGCCAGCCGCAGTGGATGGTGGGAATGGAGCCACGTCAAGCACGCGCTCGAATGGCTGTTCTGGTCCGGGCAGATCACCACCGCGACCCGGCGGGGCAGCTTCGCGCGCCTGTACGACCTGACCGAACGGGTCATTCCGCCAGCGGTACTGGCGCTCCCAACGCCATCGGTTGAGGCGGCGCAACGCGCCTTGATCGAACGGAGTGCCCGTGCGCTGGGCGTCGCTACCGCCAGTGATCTGCGCGACTATTTCCGGTTGAAGCCCGCCGAAGCCGATCACGCCATCGCCGATCTGGCGGAGCATGGCGTGCTGGTGCCGGTCCGGGTCGAGAGCTGGAGTCAGAAGGCATGGATGCATCGCGACGCGACCATGGCGCGTCGGGTGTGCAGCGCTGCCTTGCTCGCGCCGTTCGACCCGTTGATCTGGGAGCGGGCCCGCGCCGAACGCCTGTTCGGCTTCCACTATCGCATCGAAATCTATGTGCCGCAGGATCGGCGCACGCACGGCTATTACGTGCTGCCCTTCCTGATGGACGAGGCGCTGGTCGCCCGGGTCGATCTCAAGGCGGATCGGCAGGCCGGGCTGCTGCTCGCGCACCGCATCACGCTGGAACCGGGAGCGCCCGCCGATACGCTGCCCCGGCTTGAGGTCGAGCTCGAGCGGATGGCGGCATGGCTCGGTTTGGACGCCGTCCGCATCGGCGCGGTCGTGCATCGCGGTAGAGGGTGTTGATCGACGCGTGATCATCGGCTGGCGCGGTGGTGCCCGCCTGATCTTCCAGGATGCGCTGTGTCTGCCTGCGCAGCGCATCGCTGAACACCTTCTTCAGTTGATCCGCCTCATCCCCGTCGATCGGCCATAGGCGATGCGCACCCCCTAGACCGCCACCTTCAGGCGATCGGCCATACACCGCCCATGTTTATAATTCCCGTTCGAAGGGAAAAGCACAGGGGCACGTGGATGCCCGCCACCGCGATCTTGCGTCGCTAATGACAGTGCCGCCACGTAGCTGCAGGGTCCGTAATCCCATTCCGTCACCCCCAAGGGGTACAGCCGTGGGTACAACGGTTCTCGATCGCCAGTTAGGCGACGTGAAATCAGCGACTTAGATGCGGATGGTCGGGGAGACAGGATTCGAACCTGCGACATCCTGCTCCCAAAGCAGGCGCGCTACCAGACTGCGCCACTCCCCGACGCGGGTGAGGGGATCGGCCTAGGCCGGGCATCCGCCGCGTGCAAGCGTCGGATCGCTCCCTCGCAAAAAGAAGAGGCGCCCGGGGGCGCCTCGCAACGGGATCACCTTCGCCAAACCACCAAGCGCTCAGCGCTTCGCAGTACCATCCTCGGCCATGTCGCGGACATTGTCCGCCTGATCCGCGAGATTGTCGGCAGCACCTTCCAGCATGGCGGCGGCGCTGTCGTTGGCGGTGGCTTCAGCCATCGCATCGAGATCGTTGGCCTTGCGCTCCAGCGCATCGGCCATCGCCTCGGCATTGTTACCGATCGAAGCCGTGCCGGATCGGTCGCTGCACGCCGTCACGCCGCAAAGCGCGATCGCGAGCAGGGGAAGGCGCTTCCGCATGACCACCGGCACGGCTCCCGTCGATTACATGTTCTTCGCGGCGTCCTCGCCGGCGTCACGAACGTTGTCCGCGGCCGAGTGGATGTTCTCGGCAACCGCCTCGGCGTTGTCCTCGGCGAACGGGTTCGCGGTGGTGTTCGACATGTCGGCAACGTTGGCCGCCATCGCGTCCATGTTGTCCGCCATCATGTCGGCGTTGTTCTCGACCGCCGAAGCTTCAGGCGACTTCGAGCAGGCAGCGACCGACATCAGGCCAGCGGCGGCGGCAACGAGCAGGATCTTCTTCATCGGAATGCTCCCAAGCATTACATAAAAAAACTCGCGCCCGACCCCAGCGCCGTCGCGAACGCTCGCAATACCCTACCAACCGGGGGGGTCAATAAGCAAAATTCACCTTGGCGAAAGCTTGCGACGAATGGTGACCCGTTCAGGCTCCCTTTTCACGCGCCTTTCACGGTCGCGGTACTGCGCCGATCTCTTCGGGTGCGTTGGCGACGATCGCGAGCATCGTCGTCCAAGCCGCGACATTCTGGCGCAATTGTTCGGGATCGACGCGGTCGAGCGTGTCGTCGGGCGTGTGGTGCGTATCGAAATAGCGCTGCCCGGACTGGTTGAGGTCGACACCGGCCACGCCGGTCGCGATCGTCGGTGCGATATCGGTGCCATCGCCCGCGCGCCCGCTGCCGGCGACGATGCCGAGCGGGGCGAGGGCGCTGGCCAGCCGCGCGGTCACCGCGCTGGCGGAGTCGGGCAGCTGCGTCTCGAACCGCCAGACGCGATCGGCGCCGAAATCGCTTTCGGAGGCGGTGGCATGGCGTTCGGTCCCATGCCGTTTGGCATAGGCGGCACCGCCGAAGCCGCCGACTTCCTCGGCGCCGAACCACACGACGCGGATCGTGCGGCGCGGACGCTGTCCGCTGTCCATGATCCGCTTCGCGGCAGCGGCGGTGATCGCGATGCCGCTCGCGTCGTCGATCGCGCCGGTGCCGAGATCCCAGCTGTCGAGATGCCCGCCGACCAGCACCACGCCGGCCGCGGGATCGGTGCCCGGCACCTCGGCGATGACGTTGCCCGATTCGCGCTCGCCGATCATCTTCGGGGTCAGCAGCAGCTTGAGGCGGATCGGCTGCCCGCGCTTTGCCAGCCGCTCAATCAGCATCGCGTCGGGCGCGGAGAGCGCGGCGGCCGGGATCGGCTTGACGCCTGCGGGGAAGGTGGTGGTGCCGGTATGCGGCAGCCGGTGCGTGTCGGTGCCGATCGAGCGGATCACGATCGCCGCGGCGCCCCTCTGCGATGCCGTCGCCGGCCCGGTGAAGCGCGCGGTGCCGCTGCTGCCATAGCTCGACCCGTCCTGCGTCGGCTGCATCGCATTGCCGATATAGACGATCTTGTCGCGGATCGCGGCGGCGGGGGCGTTGGCGAATTCGGTGTAGGAGGGGAAGACCACCAGCTCGGCGGTCACCCCGCGCGGGCCGGTGCTCGCCGAATTGCCGAGCGCGGCGAGCGCCAGCTTCTGCGGCACCGGCGCGACGATCTCGGCGGTTTCGTCGCCGCGCACCCATACCGGCATCCGGTACGGCTCGGCGCGAACGTTGCTGAAGCCGAGCGCGGTCAGCTTCCTGACTGCCCAGTCGCGCGCGCGCGCCTCAGCCTCGGTGCCCGCCAGTCGCTGCCCGACCTCAGTCGTCAGCCCCTCGACGATGTCATAGGCGACGTCGTCCTTCAGCGCGGCATCACGCAGCGCGGCGACCTGTGGATCGACCGCGGGCGGCGTCGGCGGCGCGCTGCGCTGCGCGGCGGCGGGGGTGGCGAGGAGCAGGGCGAGCGTCAGCGGGCGAAGATGCTTCATGGAGCGCGGCGTAACCGGCGCGCTGCGGTTTGCCAACGGCGCGGGCTGCGCTTACATGCGCGCCAACGATTTTTTCGCCGCACCCTCTCTTTTACGGAGCCGCGCGCCAGATGGCCGTCCAGTATACCTATGTCATGAAGGGTCTGACCAAGACCTTCCCGGGCGCGAACAAGCCCGTCCTCAACAACATTCACCTGCAGTTCCTGCCGTCGGCCAAGATCGCGATCATCGGGCCGAACGGCTCGGGCAAGTCGACGCTGATGAAGATCATGGCCGGCATGGACCCCGATTTCGTCGGCGAGGCCTGGGCGGCGGACGGCATTCGCGTCGGCTATCTCGCGCAGGAGCCGCTGCTCGATCCGACCAAGGACGTGATGGGCAACGTCAAGGACGGCGTGCGCCCGGTCGCAGACCTCGTCGATCGCTTCAACGCGATCTCGGCGGAGATGGGCGATCCGCAGGACGACACCGATTTCGACGCGCTGATGGAGGAGATGGGCGATCTTCAGGCGAGGATCGACGCGGTCGACGGCTGGGCACTCGACAGCCAGCTCGAACAGGCGATGGAGGCGCTCCGCTGCCCGCCCGGCGACTCCGCGGTCACCAACCTGTCCGGCGGTGAGAAGCGCCGCGTCGCGCTGTGCAAGCTGTTGCTGGAGAAGCCCGACATCCTGCTGCTCGACGAGCCGACCAACCACCTCGACGCCGAAAGCGTGTCGTGGCTGGAGAACTACCTCAAGGAATATACCGGCAACGTCATTCTCGTCACCCACGATCGCTACTTCCTCGACAATGTCGTGAACTGGGTGCTCGAGCTGGATCGCGGGCGCTATTACACCTACGAGTCGAACTATTCGGGCTATCTCGAGAAGAAGGCGAAGCGGCTCGAGCAGGAAGAGCGCGAGGAAGCCGGCAAGCAGAAGGCGATCGCCGACGAGCTGGCGTGGATGCGCCAGACGCCCAAGGCGCGCCAGACCAAGAGCAAGGCCCGTATCCGCGCATTCGACGAGCTGATGGAGAAGCAGGAGAATCGCGTCGCCGGCAAGGCCGCGATCCTGATCCAGCTTCCCTCGCGACTGGGCGGCAAGGTGATCGAGGCCAAGGGGCTGACCAAGGCGTACGGCGACAAATTGCTGTTCGACAACCTCGACTTCACGCTGCCGCCGGGCGGGATCGTCGGCGTGATCGGGCCGAACGGCGCGGGCAAGTCGACGCTGTTCAAGCTCATCACCGGGCAGGAATCGCCGGATGCGGGGACGATCGAGGTCGGCTCGACGGTCAAGCTCGGCTATGTCGACCAGAGCCGCGACGACCTCGATCCGAACAAGAACGTCTGGCAGGAAATCTCCGACGAGCTGGAAGTCTTCCGTTTCGGCAAGCAGGAGATGGGGACGCGCGCCTATGTCGGCGCGTTCAACTTCCGCGGGCCGGACCAGCAGAAGAAGGTCGGCCAGCTCTCGGGCGGTGAGCGCAACCGCGTCCACATGGCCAAGATGCTGAAGGAGGGCGGCAACGTCCTGCTGCTCGACGAACCGACCAACGACCTCGACGTCGAGACGCTGCGCGCGTTGGAAGAGGCGCTGGAGACGTTCGCGGGCTGTGCGGTGGTCATCAGCCACGATCGCTTCTTCCTCGATCGGCTGTGCACGCATATCCTCGCGTTCGAGGGCGACAGCCACGTCGAGTGGTTCGAGGGCAATTACGAAAGCTACGAGGAAGACAAGCGCCGCCGGCTCGGCGACGCCGCCGACCGCCCGACGCGGCTGGCGTACAAGAAGCTGACGCGCTGATCGGGGCAGGGCGGGGCGCAGGGGCGCTCCGTCCGGCTTGCTTGCGCCCATGGTCATGATGGTGGGGCTCCGGACGTGAGCCGGAGCAGTTTCCGCTTCTCGCCGGGTTGGCGAACAACCGCCCTAAAGGTCAGTCGTCGCCACGGTTAGCCAGGGTAAAGTCGAGGCGGTAAGGACGTCGCCGAACCGCACGACGCGACGTTCGGCATAGTCCTCACCCGACGGTTGCCATAGCTGGTGGATAACGCCGCCCTTGACGTCGACGGTCCAATATTCGGCGATCCCGGCACGGGCGTAAAGCGCCCGTTTCAGCGTCAGATCGCTAGCAAGCGTGCTATCGGCGACCTCGATTACCAGACGGACCTTCTCACCCGGCAACATACCGTCGCCATGGTCGGCTGCCACCACAAGGTCTGGCTCGGGCATCGTGTCGTCGAACAGTTTGACCGACGGCGCGATCAGCAGCATCAGCCCGGGATCGCGCCGCAAGGCGTGCCCGATCGCCAACGCAAGTGCGGCCTGTATCCGGGCATGCGGCGTGTACGCCGGACTCATGATCCAGATGTCCCCCTCGATCAATTCGGTCCGTCGATCGCCGAACGTTCCGTCCGCTGCCAATCGAAGATAGTCCTCGACCGTCAGTCGGTATTTCCCGGGGCGGAGGCGTTCCTGCACCGTCATCGTGGGTAGATTATCATCGAATTGTCTTGCGACAAGCCGCGGCTACTTCCGCTCCCCCGCGCTCTTGTCGCGCAGCGCGAGAAACTCGCTGCCCGCGCTCCACGTCGGCCACACGCCCGCCTTCGACAGCCGCGCCCCCATCGCGTGGAACAGGTCGACGTCCGCCGCTGCGCCGTCCAGCTTCCACCCGGCATCCCAAGCGTCGCAGGTCTTGTGGTAGCAGGCCATGTACTCGTCGAGCCACTTCTGCCCGCCCGCACGCCCGCCGTCGCGCAGGTCGGCCGCGCCGCCCAGCGCCATCAGCAGCAGCGAGGGCACCCCGCGCCGCACCACCGAGAAATGATCGGCGCGGTAGAACAGCCCGCGCTCGCTGAACGTCTCCGGCGTCACCGTGCGCCCCTGTGCGCGCGCCGCGTCCGCCAGCAATCCGTCGAGCGACGATTGCCCCTGACCGACCAGCACCACGTCCTTCGCCGGGCCGGCGGTCTGGAGGATGTCGAGCGTCAGGTTCGCCGCGGTCCTGGCGAGCGGGTAAACCGGATGCGCGGCATAATGTTCGGAGCCCAGCAGCCCACGCTCCTCGCCGGTCCACAGCGCGAACACCAACGTCCGGTCCGGCGCCGGCGCCGCCTTGAACAGCCGCGCCAGCTCGACCACGCCGGCCGTGCCCAGCGCATCGTCGTTGGCGCCAGGGCGCAACGTCTTGCCCGCGGCATCCGCCGGTCCTTCGCCGTAAGCGTCCCAATGCGCCGCAAACATCACGGTTTCGTCGGGGCGCTTCGTGCCGGGGATCTTCGCCAGTACGTTGGCACTCTCGATCCGCTCGACCGCGACCGTCGCCGCCGCCGAGAAGCGCGGCGTCATCGCGACCGGCCGGAATGCCTTCGACCGCGCCGC
It encodes:
- a CDS encoding helix-turn-helix domain-containing GNAT family N-acetyltransferase, whose translation is MEDADVTAIRRFNRFYTQTIGALDARFLGTEASLPEARLLFEIATREPVTASGLQDALGIDAGYLSRLVARFEKRGWIVRVRRDNDARARDLRLTEAGRDAFAIIDHRQSHAVGDLLAAVDGQARRDLVEALTRARLLLDPASGGPFVIRPFRTGEPALIAARQSLLYAESHGWGRELEVIESEVTAAFLRDFNPEREQCWVAEIDGVMAGAVFVTDEGDSVARLRLLHVEPFARRRGIGDAMVGACVTFARETGYRAVTLWTHTVLESARRLYAAHGFVCVETAMHERFGIPLQGETWRLELAA
- a CDS encoding helix-turn-helix domain-containing protein, whose protein sequence is MTPVQFQKQVRLQEARRRLVAAEEVASVGFAIGYESLSQFSRDYRRLFGAPPGRDAAAMRAQLVPEPALP
- a CDS encoding AraC family transcriptional regulator N-terminal domain-containing protein, producing MTTLSDLARLIERHWFAHGRETPIPGLLITRAEEPTGIIRTVYRPSFCLVVQGAKMSMLGPMPYHYAEGQCLLASVHLPVTSRIVRASADAPYLALSLAIEPVTVAELVAEQASAPGPAPAFNALATSDHDPALRDPLRRLLDLLDHPADQAVLAPLIRREIVWRLLGGTLGPALRQMGLVDTQAARIGRATAFIRDHYAETLRVADLAALAGMSVPGFHRHF
- a CDS encoding aldo/keto reductase, translating into MRMRQLGHSGLFVSELCLGTMTFGGSEGIWGQIGQLRQDEADALVRTALDAGINFIDTANVYAGGESERILGQSLKNIGVARDDVVIATKVLGPMGDGPNARGASRGHILSQCKQSLSRLGLDHIDLYQIHGFDPATPIEETLEALDTLVRHGHVRYLGLSNWAAWQVVKAVGIAEARRLAPILSLQAYYTLVGRDLERDIVPMLRSEKIGLMVWSPLAGGYLSGKYDGEGQAADGRRANFDFPPVDRTRGSMVIPEMRRIAEAKGCTVAQVALAWLLQQPVVTSVIVGAKRVDQLTDNIAATQLSLDADDLAALDAVTKLPAEYPGWMLERQGGYRA
- a CDS encoding metallophosphoesterase family protein is translated as MKIGVIADAHGNLAALEAVQDAMTAAAPDLIVNLGDLVSGPFDPAGSAELQMRSGYHTIAGNHERQLQDDSQGAFDVLARPLLTQEHWAWIERLPATLTLCDGDVFACHGSPAGGDLEYLLEDVTSGRATLDADVVIRPRLQGIGSASLVLCGHTHTPRMVAVDGVLIVNPGSVGMPCYRDRGATPHVMEAGSPLARYAIVERRHAGWAAQLHGVPYDYEIAARQAEAFGFSAFAHTARTGRIPPG
- a CDS encoding winged helix DNA-binding domain-containing protein: MAAQGFGRARPDRPSVRHLRSTAERLNLFQIDSVNVLTRAHYLPAFSRLGSYDRAFLEGDAWGPKRQRRMFEYWAHEASLLPLDLHPLLRWRMARAERGEIGYQALRRFATERRAEADAVLERITGEGPLAAADFENGASRSGWWEWSHVKHALEWLFWSGQITTATRRGSFARLYDLTERVIPPAVLALPTPSVEAAQRALIERSARALGVATASDLRDYFRLKPAEADHAIADLAEHGVLVPVRVESWSQKAWMHRDATMARRVCSAALLAPFDPLIWERARAERLFGFHYRIEIYVPQDRRTHGYYVLPFLMDEALVARVDLKADRQAGLLLAHRITLEPGAPADTLPRLEVELERMAAWLGLDAVRIGAVVHRGRGC
- a CDS encoding M20/M25/M40 family metallo-hydrolase, producing MKHLRPLTLALLLATPAAAQRSAPPTPPAVDPQVAALRDAALKDDVAYDIVEGLTTEVGQRLAGTEAEARARDWAVRKLTALGFSNVRAEPYRMPVWVRGDETAEIVAPVPQKLALAALGNSASTGPRGVTAELVVFPSYTEFANAPAAAIRDKIVYIGNAMQPTQDGSSYGSSGTARFTGPATASQRGAAAIVIRSIGTDTHRLPHTGTTTFPAGVKPIPAAALSAPDAMLIERLAKRGQPIRLKLLLTPKMIGERESGNVIAEVPGTDPAAGVVLVGGHLDSWDLGTGAIDDASGIAITAAAAKRIMDSGQRPRRTIRVVWFGAEEVGGFGGAAYAKRHGTERHATASESDFGADRVWRFETQLPDSASAVTARLASALAPLGIVAGSGRAGDGTDIAPTIATGVAGVDLNQSGQRYFDTHHTPDDTLDRVDPEQLRQNVAAWTTMLAIVANAPEEIGAVPRP
- the ettA gene encoding energy-dependent translational throttle protein EttA, producing MAVQYTYVMKGLTKTFPGANKPVLNNIHLQFLPSAKIAIIGPNGSGKSTLMKIMAGMDPDFVGEAWAADGIRVGYLAQEPLLDPTKDVMGNVKDGVRPVADLVDRFNAISAEMGDPQDDTDFDALMEEMGDLQARIDAVDGWALDSQLEQAMEALRCPPGDSAVTNLSGGEKRRVALCKLLLEKPDILLLDEPTNHLDAESVSWLENYLKEYTGNVILVTHDRYFLDNVVNWVLELDRGRYYTYESNYSGYLEKKAKRLEQEEREEAGKQKAIADELAWMRQTPKARQTKSKARIRAFDELMEKQENRVAGKAAILIQLPSRLGGKVIEAKGLTKAYGDKLLFDNLDFTLPPGGIVGVIGPNGAGKSTLFKLITGQESPDAGTIEVGSTVKLGYVDQSRDDLDPNKNVWQEISDELEVFRFGKQEMGTRAYVGAFNFRGPDQQKKVGQLSGGERNRVHMAKMLKEGGNVLLLDEPTNDLDVETLRALEEALETFAGCAVVISHDRFFLDRLCTHILAFEGDSHVEWFEGNYESYEEDKRRRLGDAADRPTRLAYKKLTR
- a CDS encoding Uma2 family endonuclease, with amino-acid sequence MTVQERLRPGKYRLTVEDYLRLAADGTFGDRRTELIEGDIWIMSPAYTPHARIQAALALAIGHALRRDPGLMLLIAPSVKLFDDTMPEPDLVVAADHGDGMLPGEKVRLVIEVADSTLASDLTLKRALYARAGIAEYWTVDVKGGVIHQLWQPSGEDYAERRVVRFGDVLTASTLPWLTVATTDL
- a CDS encoding M28 family peptidase, which produces MMRLSLALALAATIATPLLAENAAPQRLSDDVRVLASPEYGGRAPGTAGEKKTLDWLVARFTALELQPGGPDGQWLQKVPLIHTRVAPDARMTIGRTTLTQGKEIAVTTVRDAATIAIKDSPMVFVGYGVSAPEASWDDFKGIDLRGKTLVFLVNDPDFEAAAGDDAKGKFGDRRMTYYGRWTYKFEEAARRGAAAALIVHDTGGAGYPWSTVNASNGENYDIVRAASDRRVPLQGWIDHDMADRLFADAGLDLAKLRVAARSKAFRPVAMTPRFSAAATVAVERIESANVLAKIPGTKRPDETVMFAAHWDAYGEGPADAAGKTLRPGANDDALGTAGVVELARLFKAAPAPDRTLVFALWTGEERGLLGSEHYAAHPVYPLARTAANLTLDILQTAGPAKDVVLVGQGQSSLDGLLADAARAQGRTVTPETFSERGLFYRADHFSVVRRGVPSLLLMALGGAADLRDGGRAGGQKWLDEYMACYHKTCDAWDAGWKLDGAAADVDLFHAMGARLSKAGVWPTWSAGSEFLALRDKSAGERK